From the Brachyhypopomus gauderio isolate BG-103 chromosome 5, BGAUD_0.2, whole genome shotgun sequence genome, one window contains:
- the tmem258 gene encoding dolichyl-diphosphooligosaccharide--protein glycosyltransferase subunit TMEM258 — translation MELEAMTRYTSPVNPAVFPHLTVVLLAIGMFFTAWFFVYEVTSTKYTRDVYKELLISLVASLFMGFGVLFLLLWVGIYV, via the exons ATG GAATTGGAGGCAATGACCAGATACACAAGCCCGGTGAACCCGGCTGTCTTCCCCCACCTCACTGTGGTCCTGCTCGCCATCGGCATGTTTTTCACAGCGTGGTTCTTTGT GTATGAGGTAACGTCCACAAAATACACACGAGATGTATACAAAGAGCTCCTGATCTCGCTGGTTGCATCCCTCTTCATGGGCTTTGGGGTTCTCTTCCTGTTACTTTGGGTTGGAATATACGTCTGA